From a single Prunus dulcis unplaced genomic scaffold, ALMONDv2, whole genome shotgun sequence genomic region:
- the LOC117613724 gene encoding clumping factor B-like: MGFKDSLHRLPLAKREVSLFSQVECSNGSAPTDFDPKSDSESRSYIDDPEPDPEQGSYFDDLDPDPDYNYDNPNLDFDDDPDPDSDDDHDPDSEDDPNPEFVSDSDPNSDFDSDSDPDPGSDSDSNSY; encoded by the exons ATGGGTTTCAAAGACTCTCTTCATCGGCTACCTCTTGCCAAACGTGAAGTCTCCCTTTTCAG TCAAGTTGAGTGCTCAAATGGCTCAGCTCCTACAGACTTTGACCCCAAATCCGATTCTGAATCAAGATCCTATATTGATGACCCTGAACCTGATCCTGAACAAGGATCCTATTTTGACGACCtagaccccgaccccgactacAACTATGACAACCCCAACCTTGACTTCGatgacgaccccgaccccgactctGATGATGACCATGACCCTGACTCTGAGGATGACCCCAACCCtgaatttgtctctgattcagacccAAATTCTGACTTCGACTCTGACTCCGACCCCGACCCAGGCTCAGATTCCGATTCGAATTCCTACTAA